The Mycolicibacterium hassiacum DSM 44199 genome includes a window with the following:
- a CDS encoding COX15/CtaA family protein, translating to MPVGRLFLRLVDLLPMPSLRVQRAVAAAVILTQGGIAVTGAIVRVTASGLGCPTWPQCFPGSFTPVPHPEVAIVHQVVEFGNRLITFLVVLTAAAAVLVLTRARRRPEVLVYAWLMPASTVVQAVIGGITVLTGLLWWTVAIHLLASMLMVWLAVLLYVKVGEPDTGVPVRRVPKPLRQLTLLIGVTLAAVLVTGTLVTGAGPHAGDKSIDRPVPRLQVEITTLTHMHSSLLVAYLALIIGLGFALLAVRAPRPVLLRAGVLAALVCGQGLIGVVQYYTGVPAALVALHVAGAAACTAATAALWASMRQRTEPEALEGVPDRDGEIALAQRPGGLV from the coding sequence GTGCCCGTCGGACGACTTTTCCTGCGGCTCGTCGACCTGTTGCCGATGCCGAGCCTGCGGGTCCAGCGCGCCGTGGCCGCGGCCGTCATCCTCACCCAGGGTGGCATCGCGGTGACCGGCGCGATCGTGCGGGTCACCGCGTCCGGACTCGGCTGCCCGACCTGGCCGCAGTGTTTCCCGGGCAGCTTCACCCCGGTCCCCCACCCCGAGGTCGCGATCGTCCATCAGGTGGTCGAGTTCGGCAACCGGCTGATCACCTTCCTGGTGGTGCTGACGGCGGCGGCCGCGGTGCTGGTGCTCACCCGCGCGCGGCGCCGCCCCGAGGTGCTGGTCTACGCCTGGCTGATGCCGGCGTCGACGGTGGTGCAGGCCGTCATCGGCGGCATCACCGTGCTGACCGGGCTGCTGTGGTGGACGGTGGCCATCCACCTGCTGGCCTCGATGCTGATGGTGTGGCTGGCGGTGCTGCTCTACGTCAAGGTGGGCGAACCCGACACCGGCGTTCCCGTGCGCCGGGTCCCGAAGCCGTTGCGGCAGCTGACGTTGCTGATCGGCGTCACGCTGGCCGCGGTGCTGGTGACCGGAACCCTGGTGACCGGCGCCGGACCGCACGCCGGCGACAAGAGCATCGACCGTCCGGTGCCGCGGCTGCAGGTGGAGATCACCACGCTGACGCACATGCACTCGTCGCTGCTGGTGGCGTACCTGGCGCTGATCATCGGCCTGGGCTTCGCACTGCTGGCCGTGCGTGCGCCGCGGCCGGTGCTGCTGCGCGCCGGCGTGCTGGCGGCGCTGGTGTGCGGCCAGGGCCTGATCGGCGTCGTGCAGTACTACACCGGGGTGCCGGCGGCGCTGGTGGCGCTGCACGTGGCGGGCGCGGCGGCCTGTACCGCCGCGACCGCCGCGCTATGGGCGTCGATGCGACAGCGGACCGAGCCCGAGGCGCTCGAGGGCGTCCCCGACCGCGACGGCGAAATCGCGCTCGCGCAGCGCCCGGGTGGCCTCGTCTAG
- a CDS encoding quinone oxidoreductase family protein has product MHAIEVAQTGGPEVLTSVERPRPEPGPGQVLIKAEAIGVNFLDTYFRSGLYPRQTPFVVGNEVCGTVEAVGAGVAALKPGDRVVTAQADGAYAEYSTAPADFCAYVPDSVTPEVAAAALLKGMTAHYLIKSTYPVQEGDPILLHAGAGGVGLILTQWATSLAARVITTVSTPQKAELSRRAGAVEVLDYPDDPQEFGRRIKEMTDGGVAVVYDGVGAATFEASLASLRVRGVLALFGASSGPVPPFDPQRLNAAGSLFLTRPTLVHYTRTPDEFAWRAGELLDAIGNGTLSVTVSNRYRLADAAQAHRDLHARKTVGSVVLIP; this is encoded by the coding sequence ATGCACGCGATCGAAGTTGCCCAGACCGGTGGACCGGAAGTCCTGACCTCCGTCGAGCGGCCCCGCCCCGAACCGGGCCCGGGTCAGGTGTTGATCAAGGCCGAGGCGATCGGGGTCAACTTCCTCGACACCTACTTCCGCTCCGGGCTCTACCCCCGGCAGACCCCGTTCGTGGTCGGCAACGAGGTGTGCGGCACCGTCGAGGCGGTGGGCGCCGGGGTCGCCGCGCTCAAACCCGGCGACCGGGTGGTCACCGCGCAGGCCGACGGGGCCTACGCCGAGTACTCCACCGCGCCCGCGGATTTCTGCGCCTACGTGCCGGACTCGGTCACCCCGGAGGTGGCGGCGGCGGCCCTGCTCAAGGGGATGACCGCGCACTACCTGATCAAGTCGACCTATCCGGTGCAGGAGGGCGACCCGATTCTGCTGCACGCCGGCGCCGGCGGCGTCGGGCTGATCCTGACCCAGTGGGCCACCAGCCTGGCCGCCCGGGTCATCACCACGGTGTCCACGCCGCAGAAGGCCGAACTGTCGCGGCGGGCCGGCGCGGTCGAGGTGCTGGACTACCCGGACGATCCGCAGGAATTCGGCCGCCGCATCAAGGAGATGACCGACGGCGGGGTCGCGGTGGTCTACGACGGGGTCGGCGCGGCGACGTTCGAGGCGAGCCTGGCCAGCCTGCGGGTGCGCGGCGTGCTCGCGCTGTTCGGGGCGTCCAGCGGCCCGGTGCCGCCGTTCGATCCGCAGCGGCTCAACGCCGCCGGCTCACTGTTCCTCACCCGCCCCACCCTGGTGCACTACACCCGAACCCCTGACGAGTTCGCTTGGCGCGCCGGGGAACTGCTCGATGCGATCGGCAACGGCACGTTGTCGGTGACGGTGAGCAACCGCTACCGGCTCGCCGACGCCGCCCAGGCGCACCGGGATCTGCACGCCCGCAAGACGGTCGGCTCGGTGGTGCTGATCCCCTAG
- a CDS encoding ATP-grasp domain-containing protein produces the protein MKLARPDLFHPRIVLASCRRLPEGDGDDAGLVGALRTRGLHARWLPWDDPETLRADLVILRATWDYTDRLEEFLDWTTRVRNLLNAPAVVRWNSDKRYLADLAAAGVPIVPSEFAAPGEPIRVPDADEIVVKPTVGAGSVGVHRFSDPDVAHAYAERLHAAGATALLQPYDPRVEDGETALVFIAGEQSHAFRKAAILPPAGARPELDETGSYAKERLGAADPDFELWDVGYAALRAAADHLGVGTSDLLYARVDVFGGADDPRLSELELIEPSLGWGQLDEATRALRERDFAVAVGDALERLGLGPLSHRRP, from the coding sequence GTGAAGCTCGCCCGCCCCGACCTGTTCCACCCTCGCATCGTGCTGGCCTCCTGCCGCCGCCTGCCGGAGGGGGACGGGGACGACGCCGGTCTGGTCGGGGCGCTGCGCACCCGCGGGCTGCATGCCCGCTGGCTGCCGTGGGACGACCCGGAGACGCTGCGGGCCGACCTGGTGATCCTGCGGGCGACCTGGGACTACACCGACCGGCTCGAGGAGTTCCTGGACTGGACCACCCGGGTGCGCAATCTGCTCAACGCGCCGGCGGTGGTGCGCTGGAACAGCGACAAGCGGTATCTGGCCGACCTGGCCGCCGCCGGGGTGCCGATCGTGCCCAGTGAGTTCGCCGCGCCGGGGGAGCCGATCCGGGTGCCGGACGCCGACGAGATCGTGGTGAAACCCACGGTCGGTGCGGGATCCGTTGGGGTGCACAGGTTCTCCGATCCCGACGTGGCGCACGCCTACGCCGAGCGGTTGCACGCGGCGGGTGCGACCGCGCTGCTGCAGCCCTACGACCCGCGGGTGGAGGACGGCGAGACCGCGCTGGTGTTCATCGCCGGCGAACAGTCGCACGCGTTCCGCAAGGCCGCGATCCTGCCGCCGGCCGGCGCGCGGCCGGAGCTGGACGAGACCGGCAGCTACGCCAAGGAGCGGCTCGGCGCCGCGGATCCGGATTTCGAGCTGTGGGACGTGGGCTATGCGGCGCTGCGCGCGGCCGCCGACCACCTCGGCGTCGGCACCAGCGACCTGCTCTACGCGCGGGTCGACGTGTTCGGGGGAGCCGACGATCCGCGGCTGTCCGAGCTCGAGCTGATCGAACCGTCGCTGGGCTGGGGTCAGCTAGACGAGGCCACCCGGGCGCTGCGCGAGCGCGATTTCGCCGTCGCGGTCGGGGACGCCCTCGAGCGCCTCGGGCTCGGTCCGCTGTCGCATCGACGCCCATAG